The following coding sequences are from one Virgibacillus necropolis window:
- a CDS encoding galactitol-specific PTS transporter subunit IIC yields the protein MQGFVDFIQGFLDLGATVILPVAIFLLGLFFGQKPGKAFRSGLTIGVAFVGIFLVIDLLVNNLGPAAQGMVERLGVELTVIDVGWPATSSIAWASVVAAFIIPLGLVVNVVMLLTKTTKTMNVDIWNFWHYTFMAAMVYAISDSIIQGLIAAVLFQIVCLKVADWTAPMVSEFYELPGVSIATGSTISYAPGIFLVKGLQKIPGVKNWSADPDTIQKRFGIFGESIFIGLFLGAAIGALAGYNAGEIIEIGMAMAAVMVLMPRMVKILMEGLMPVSESAREWLNKRFGDREIYIGLDAAVALGHPAVISTALILVPITVVMAVILPGNAVLPFGDLATIPFIVAFIVGAARGNIVHSVIVGAIMIAISLYIATDVAPIFTEMATNANFEMPEGSAKISSIDQGGNIVNWLIFKLFSLFN from the coding sequence ATGCAAGGATTTGTTGATTTCATACAAGGATTTTTGGATTTAGGGGCAACAGTAATCCTACCAGTTGCAATATTTTTATTGGGATTATTTTTTGGTCAAAAACCAGGTAAAGCATTTCGTTCTGGTTTAACAATTGGGGTTGCTTTTGTTGGTATTTTCTTAGTTATCGATTTGCTTGTTAATAACTTAGGACCTGCTGCGCAAGGCATGGTTGAACGATTAGGCGTAGAACTGACTGTTATTGACGTGGGTTGGCCTGCGACATCATCTATTGCTTGGGCATCCGTGGTAGCAGCATTTATCATTCCTCTTGGTCTAGTAGTAAACGTTGTTATGCTTCTTACAAAAACAACGAAAACAATGAACGTGGATATTTGGAACTTCTGGCATTATACGTTCATGGCTGCAATGGTCTATGCAATCTCAGACAGCATTATCCAAGGTTTAATCGCAGCGGTATTGTTCCAGATAGTTTGTCTTAAAGTCGCTGACTGGACAGCACCCATGGTTAGTGAATTCTATGAATTACCAGGTGTTTCCATCGCAACTGGTAGTACTATTTCCTATGCGCCTGGTATTTTCTTGGTAAAAGGACTGCAAAAAATTCCTGGTGTTAAGAACTGGAGTGCAGATCCAGATACAATTCAAAAACGATTTGGTATTTTTGGAGAATCCATATTTATTGGACTATTCTTAGGTGCTGCAATCGGTGCATTGGCAGGATACAATGCTGGTGAAATAATCGAAATCGGGATGGCGATGGCCGCTGTTATGGTATTGATGCCACGTATGGTTAAGATCCTGATGGAAGGTTTAATGCCTGTATCAGAATCTGCACGTGAATGGTTAAACAAACGGTTCGGTGATAGAGAAATTTATATTGGACTTGATGCAGCAGTTGCACTCGGACATCCAGCTGTAATTTCAACAGCGCTAATCCTTGTTCCGATCACAGTAGTAATGGCCGTAATTTTGCCAGGTAACGCTGTATTGCCGTTTGGGGACTTGGCGACGATTCCGTTTATTGTCGCATTTATCGTAGGTGCTGCTCGAGGTAATATTGTTCATTCGGTAATTGTTGGTGCGATTATGATTGCTATATCACTATATATCGCAACAGATGTTGCACCAATATTCACTGAAATGGCTACAAATGCTAATTTCGAGATGCCAGAAGGTTCAGCTAAAATTTCTAGTATTGACCAGGGTGGTAATATCGTTAACTGGTTAATCTTCAAATTGTTTAGCCTATTTAATTAA
- a CDS encoding zinc-binding dehydrogenase, producing MKALVKTELGFGNLEIQDKKEPQAGKNQVKIEVKYAGICGSDIHTYEGHYKVGVPVTLGHEFSGEVVEVGEGVTEFKPGDRVTSETTFYICGDCDYCKAGDYNLCNHRKGLGTQQDGGFTKYLIARKGSVHKLPENVDYQSAAMTEPLACTHHAVSKTEINQGDIVVVIGPGPIGLFTAQVAKSRGAIVLITGLTNDKVRLDKAKELGIDYAVDTQKQDIKELVNSLTNGYGADVVFECSGAVPAAKQGLDLLRKKGQYGQVGLFAQPEIQFDLEKIIQKEIRVVGSRSQKSADWEPSLELMNNGSVNAKAMVTHEFDIAEWDAAYQAIKSGEAIKVLLTPVE from the coding sequence ATGAAAGCGTTAGTAAAAACAGAACTCGGATTTGGTAATTTAGAAATTCAAGATAAAAAAGAACCGCAAGCCGGTAAAAACCAAGTGAAAATTGAAGTGAAATATGCAGGTATCTGCGGATCCGATATTCATACCTATGAAGGCCATTACAAGGTGGGAGTACCTGTTACATTAGGACATGAATTTTCTGGTGAGGTGGTGGAAGTCGGTGAAGGTGTTACGGAATTTAAACCTGGTGACCGTGTTACATCAGAAACTACTTTCTATATTTGCGGGGATTGTGACTATTGTAAAGCTGGCGACTACAACTTATGTAATCATCGAAAGGGACTAGGAACACAGCAGGATGGAGGCTTCACCAAATATTTAATCGCACGTAAGGGAAGTGTCCATAAGCTCCCGGAAAATGTGGATTATCAATCAGCGGCAATGACAGAACCATTAGCATGTACACATCATGCTGTGTCCAAAACAGAAATTAACCAAGGCGACATTGTTGTTGTTATTGGTCCAGGCCCAATTGGATTATTTACTGCACAGGTTGCTAAAAGCCGAGGTGCTATCGTTCTAATTACTGGTTTAACCAATGACAAGGTACGTTTGGATAAGGCAAAAGAATTAGGTATCGACTATGCAGTTGATACTCAAAAACAAGATATTAAGGAACTTGTTAATAGCTTAACAAACGGATATGGTGCAGATGTTGTATTTGAGTGTTCTGGTGCGGTTCCTGCAGCAAAACAAGGACTTGACTTATTACGTAAAAAAGGACAATACGGTCAAGTTGGACTTTTTGCTCAACCAGAAATTCAATTCGATCTTGAAAAAATCATTCAAAAAGAAATTCGTGTTGTTGGAAGTAGAAGCCAAAAATCTGCAGACTGGGAACCATCGCTTGAATTAATGAATAATGGCAGTGTAAATGCCAAAGCAATGGTAACGCACGAATTTGATATTGCAGAGTGGGACGCGGCATACCAGGCAATTAAGAGTGGGGAAGCAATTAAGGTACTATTAACTCCAGTAGAATAA
- the deoC gene encoding deoxyribose-phosphate aldolase — MDKQDLINIIDYTFLKPTASKEDITTFCNETIEHGFKTVFVNPYYVSYAHSLLSPHNIKVGVPIGFSLGGATTHTKVEETKESIRNGAEEIDMLINLGALKSKEFDVVRNDISEVVKASEGLLVKVIIETALLTKEEKITAANLIVEAGADFVKTATGFNGGGATASDVQLLRSVVGKGFGVKAAGGVRNYEDALTIVKAGANRIGASGAIAIISGETSNASY; from the coding sequence GTGGATAAACAAGATTTGATCAATATAATTGACTATACATTTTTGAAACCAACAGCAAGCAAGGAGGATATTACTACTTTTTGTAACGAAACGATTGAACATGGATTTAAGACTGTTTTCGTAAATCCATACTATGTTTCCTATGCACACAGTCTATTGTCACCTCATAACATTAAGGTCGGAGTACCAATTGGTTTCTCACTTGGTGGGGCAACCACCCATACAAAAGTGGAAGAAACGAAAGAATCGATTAGAAACGGTGCGGAAGAAATCGACATGCTCATTAATTTAGGTGCATTGAAATCAAAAGAATTTGATGTTGTAAGAAACGATATTAGTGAAGTTGTAAAAGCCTCTGAAGGTCTACTTGTAAAGGTTATCATTGAAACGGCATTATTAACAAAAGAAGAAAAGATTACTGCTGCTAATTTGATTGTCGAAGCTGGAGCTGATTTTGTAAAGACGGCTACAGGATTTAACGGCGGCGGAGCTACTGCAAGTGACGTTCAGTTATTACGTTCGGTTGTTGGAAAAGGCTTTGGTGTGAAGGCTGCAGGAGGCGTTCGCAATTACGAAGATGCATTAACTATTGTTAAAGCTGGTGCAAATCGTATTGGCGCGAGTGGTGCTATCGCAATTATTTCCGGTGAAACTTCAAATGCTTCTTACTAG
- a CDS encoding galactitol-1-phosphate 5-dehydrogenase, with translation MRSLNLYGKQDIRFEESSEPVIENANDVIIKVKAVGICGSDISRYNKLGPYVEGMTFGHEFAGEVVRVGSEVDGIKVGDRVAGCPTFYCGRCASCQKGELSRCEELTVIGARHPGAYAEYVKLPAENVIPLPETVDYDTAAMVEPSAVVVHGFYRTSMQPGAEVAVMGCGNIGLLAIQWAKIFGAKKVYAIDIDDSKLEIAKEVGADVLINSLEFPAHEQILTHTDGKGVDVAIESAGSPVTSAQVFALPKKGGEVVFMGIPYADITIERFYFEKIVRNELTVLGSWNAISSPFPGKEWSTTIHYMSTGQLNVKPIITHRLHLAEGPETFDNIISRKGSYGKVLFYPELG, from the coding sequence GTGAGATCCCTAAATCTTTATGGAAAACAGGATATACGTTTTGAAGAATCATCTGAACCTGTCATCGAAAATGCAAATGATGTAATTATCAAGGTGAAAGCTGTTGGTATTTGTGGTTCAGATATATCCAGATATAATAAACTTGGACCTTACGTAGAAGGAATGACTTTTGGTCATGAATTCGCAGGAGAAGTAGTAAGGGTTGGATCAGAAGTAGATGGAATTAAAGTAGGGGACCGAGTGGCTGGATGTCCAACTTTTTATTGTGGTAGATGCGCAAGCTGTCAAAAAGGTGAACTATCACGCTGTGAAGAACTCACTGTTATAGGTGCTAGACACCCTGGTGCATATGCAGAATATGTGAAATTACCAGCTGAAAACGTTATTCCACTTCCGGAAACGGTTGATTATGATACGGCAGCAATGGTTGAACCATCAGCAGTTGTGGTTCATGGCTTTTACCGTACAAGTATGCAACCAGGTGCAGAAGTCGCTGTAATGGGTTGCGGTAATATTGGATTACTGGCAATTCAATGGGCAAAAATTTTTGGGGCGAAAAAGGTTTATGCAATTGATATAGATGATTCCAAGCTTGAAATTGCGAAAGAAGTAGGGGCAGACGTGTTAATAAATTCATTGGAATTCCCTGCTCATGAACAGATTTTAACGCACACGGATGGTAAGGGTGTTGATGTTGCTATCGAATCAGCTGGATCACCAGTTACATCCGCTCAGGTATTTGCATTGCCTAAAAAGGGCGGGGAAGTTGTATTCATGGGTATCCCGTATGCAGATATCACTATTGAACGATTCTATTTTGAAAAAATTGTGCGCAACGAACTAACTGTATTAGGATCATGGAACGCTATTTCTTCCCCATTCCCCGGAAAAGAATGGAGTACGACTATCCACTATATGAGTACAGGCCAATTAAATGTTAAACCAATTATTACCCACCGATTGCATTTGGCTGAAGGCCCTGAGACTTTCGACAATATAATAAGTAGAAAAGGTTCCTACGGGAAGGTTCTCTTTTACCCCGAGTTAGGATAA
- a CDS encoding GntR family transcriptional regulator has translation MSLDYQSSIPLHIQLKIIIEKQVAGGIFTDQLPSERQFMEEYTTSRSTVREAINLLVREGILEKRHGKGTFVSLKPIHDWLGNLSSTTETILQMGKKPGAKLITHYKTTAPTYIQECTGFTEAYFIKRVRYADDIPIGVEHHYYPVTLGKKLIEYDLENATLYDLVENELGIQFAEANQTISSGQLLREDEEYVIVPPGSHAIKAERIIKDQTGQIIELEQAFYRSDMYTFKINLSRKFG, from the coding sequence GTGTCACTAGATTACCAAAGCTCCATACCTCTACATATTCAATTGAAAATTATTATAGAAAAACAAGTAGCGGGAGGAATTTTTACTGACCAGCTTCCAAGTGAGCGGCAATTTATGGAGGAATATACTACGAGTCGCAGTACAGTTAGGGAGGCTATTAACCTTTTAGTCCGGGAAGGAATTCTTGAAAAAAGGCATGGAAAGGGCACATTCGTTTCATTGAAGCCTATTCATGATTGGCTTGGAAATTTAAGCAGTACAACAGAGACCATTCTCCAGATGGGAAAGAAACCTGGTGCAAAATTAATCACCCATTATAAAACTACCGCACCCACCTATATTCAAGAATGTACAGGCTTTACGGAAGCTTATTTTATTAAACGAGTTCGTTATGCTGATGATATTCCGATTGGAGTGGAGCATCATTATTATCCCGTAACTTTAGGAAAGAAATTAATCGAATATGATCTGGAAAATGCTACATTATATGATTTGGTTGAGAATGAACTGGGTATCCAATTTGCAGAGGCTAATCAGACAATTAGTAGCGGTCAATTGCTGCGTGAAGATGAGGAATATGTAATCGTGCCACCTGGATCTCATGCGATAAAAGCAGAGCGAATTATCAAAGATCAAACAGGACAAATCATTGAATTAGAGCAAGCGTTTTACCGAAGCGATATGTATACATTTAAAATAAACCTATCGCGAAAATTCGGCTGA
- a CDS encoding aminotransferase → MKTEANIGNVVEKTTSRLWNAMHRFNPDAEQVVASSGEGSWFTDESGNRFLDGVSGLWCLNLGHGQQEIIDAAAEQMKKLSYSPLTMNHEPAVKLAGKISELLGANYQTFFSNSGSEANETAFKIVRQYHNQTGNPGKFKFISRYRAYHGSTLGALSATAQANRRVKYDPGVPGFLHVYPPYSYRSIFGGEPEESDLKAAQLLEEMINWEGEETVAAFIMEPFISGGGVIIPSPKYIQRVEEICKKYNVLLIMDEVVSGYGRTGEMFGFKHAEGVQPDIVTMAKGLTSGYLPLGATAVKSEIYEAFKEAGKDNHFRHVSTYGGHPAACAVALKNIEIIERENIVDRVRELGKSKLGKLHQLIDHENVGEVRQVGFLLGLEMVTTKQSKVPLDDAKMAEIIGACKKKGLIIGKNGDTVPGQNNVIIVAPPLTSTEDDLDFLVETVDSVIRSL, encoded by the coding sequence ATGAAAACGGAAGCGAATATAGGAAATGTAGTAGAAAAAACAACATCCCGCTTATGGAATGCAATGCATCGGTTTAATCCAGATGCAGAACAAGTGGTAGCATCCTCAGGAGAGGGATCATGGTTTACTGACGAATCCGGTAATCGGTTTCTTGATGGCGTATCAGGCTTGTGGTGTTTGAATCTGGGACATGGTCAACAGGAAATTATTGATGCAGCAGCAGAACAAATGAAAAAACTTTCTTATTCTCCTTTAACGATGAATCATGAGCCTGCAGTTAAACTTGCGGGTAAAATAAGTGAGCTACTAGGAGCAAACTATCAAACTTTCTTTTCAAATAGTGGCTCGGAAGCGAATGAAACAGCTTTTAAAATTGTCAGGCAGTATCATAACCAAACGGGGAACCCTGGTAAATTCAAGTTTATTTCCCGTTATCGTGCCTACCATGGTTCAACACTTGGTGCGTTAAGCGCAACTGCACAAGCAAATCGGCGAGTTAAATATGATCCAGGTGTTCCAGGATTTTTGCATGTATATCCACCATACAGCTATCGGTCGATTTTTGGCGGTGAACCTGAGGAATCTGATTTAAAGGCTGCTCAATTACTCGAAGAAATGATTAATTGGGAAGGCGAGGAAACAGTCGCTGCCTTTATTATGGAGCCGTTCATATCGGGTGGCGGGGTGATTATTCCATCGCCAAAATACATTCAGCGTGTGGAGGAAATATGTAAAAAGTATAATGTGCTGCTGATTATGGATGAGGTTGTTTCTGGTTACGGTAGAACAGGAGAAATGTTTGGCTTTAAGCATGCAGAAGGGGTACAGCCTGATATTGTAACAATGGCTAAAGGATTGACGAGTGGTTATTTACCACTCGGTGCCACCGCGGTTAAATCTGAAATTTATGAGGCTTTTAAAGAAGCTGGAAAAGATAATCATTTTCGTCATGTATCAACATATGGAGGTCATCCTGCAGCGTGTGCGGTAGCCCTTAAAAATATTGAGATTATCGAAAGGGAAAATATTGTTGATAGAGTGCGGGAACTCGGTAAATCCAAATTAGGTAAACTTCATCAGTTAATCGATCATGAAAATGTTGGTGAAGTTCGACAAGTCGGATTCTTACTAGGGCTGGAGATGGTAACAACTAAACAATCCAAAGTTCCACTTGACGACGCGAAGATGGCTGAAATAATCGGTGCTTGTAAGAAAAAAGGACTAATTATCGGTAAAAACGGTGACACTGTACCGGGGCAAAACAACGTCATTATTGTAGCACCACCGTTGACTAGTACGGAAGATGATTTGGATTTCCTTGTTGAAACAGTAGATTCAGTGATACGTAGTTTGTAG
- a CDS encoding selenium metabolism-associated LysR family transcriptional regulator: MNYERLKTFIAVAEKKSFSDAAKILYVTQPTITSQVKALEEELNTKLFERTTKKVEMTESAVILYKYAREIIRLSDSAQKEILKIEDIMHGDLSMGCSLTIGEYILPLYLKKFKDLYPLIRMNVDISNSNKIVANLKDQLIDVGLIETPIDDPQIIVEPFLADELILIAAPNYFSSNEIKLSMDQLKHTPLIMREKGSGTRAVVEEYLNQAGMPIDELNVVMELGSTEAIKATVESGLGVSIISKNAIIKEEQLQLLTAFPIQGISFYRYFYIAFRKEQILKSTTELFIEELRKMTCGDSPPPLYRVTTLV; the protein is encoded by the coding sequence ATGAATTATGAGAGGTTAAAAACGTTTATTGCTGTCGCTGAAAAAAAGAGCTTTTCAGATGCTGCAAAAATATTATATGTTACCCAGCCTACGATTACCTCTCAGGTTAAAGCATTAGAAGAAGAATTGAATACTAAATTATTTGAACGAACTACTAAGAAAGTAGAGATGACTGAGTCAGCAGTCATTTTATATAAATACGCTAGGGAAATTATTCGATTAAGTGATTCTGCACAAAAAGAAATACTGAAAATCGAGGACATCATGCATGGCGATTTAAGTATGGGGTGCAGTCTCACGATTGGGGAATACATTCTCCCTTTGTATTTAAAGAAATTCAAGGATTTGTATCCGTTGATTCGAATGAATGTGGATATTTCCAATTCAAATAAAATCGTGGCCAATCTTAAAGATCAGTTAATCGATGTTGGATTAATTGAAACACCTATAGATGATCCGCAAATTATAGTTGAACCTTTTCTTGCGGATGAGTTAATTTTAATTGCTGCACCAAACTATTTTTCATCTAATGAAATAAAACTGTCTATGGATCAGTTGAAACATACGCCCCTTATTATGCGAGAAAAAGGTTCCGGTACCCGAGCGGTGGTAGAAGAGTATTTGAACCAGGCGGGTATGCCAATTGATGAGTTGAACGTAGTAATGGAACTTGGTAGCACGGAGGCGATCAAAGCTACAGTTGAATCCGGTTTAGGAGTCTCTATTATTTCAAAAAATGCGATTATAAAAGAAGAGCAGCTGCAATTATTGACAGCTTTTCCGATACAGGGAATATCTTTTTATCGTTATTTCTATATTGCCTTTCGAAAAGAACAGATTTTAAAATCAACAACAGAATTATTTATTGAAGAGTTAAGAAAAATGACATGTGGGGACAGTCCCCCGCCACTCTATCGCGTCACCACTTTAGTGTAG
- the xsc gene encoding sulfoacetaldehyde acetyltransferase — protein sequence MAKQQAEVKEAISQKVKMTPSEAIVETLVAENIKEVYGIVGSAFMDMLDLFPTAGIRFLPVRHEQSAGHMADAYTRVSGVAGVIIGQNGPGITNMVTSVAAANQAHTPMVVISPSAGTPTIGWDGFQEANQVSIFEDITKETVRVTHKSRVADCLRTAFRIAYAERGPVLYDIPRDLFYGELEDQILKPNQYRVDARGSGDPASIEKAVELLKDAEYPVIISGRGAVDADGVNTVGKIAEHLTAPVAVSYMHNDAFPADHPLAVGPIGYMGSKAAMHTLKKADVVLAIGTRLSVFGTLPCYDIDYFPKNAKIIQVDINPRQIGRTHPVEVGLIGDAKATSDEIYKQLQVALPSTERKSNRLEELSKVKEDWEQELVDLAMEDGSPINPRRALLELTKALPENTIISSDIGNVSSTANAYLKFNQTKRHIAALTFGNTGFAYPAALGAQLAEPNSPVVAIVGDGAWGMSLHEVSTAVEQNIPVIACVFNNKSWAAEKKNQVDYYDNRFIGSDIEAPDFAEVAKSMGALGYTIDKPEDIAPVIKEVLDKRQPAVLNIYVDGTQLAPPFRRDALQMPTRFLDKYKHLDHGVWGK from the coding sequence ATGGCAAAGCAACAAGCAGAAGTAAAAGAAGCAATATCCCAAAAGGTGAAAATGACACCAAGTGAAGCAATTGTGGAAACATTAGTCGCGGAAAATATAAAGGAAGTCTATGGTATAGTCGGCTCTGCCTTTATGGATATGCTTGATTTATTCCCAACTGCAGGAATCCGGTTTTTGCCAGTTCGCCATGAACAAAGTGCGGGACATATGGCAGATGCATATACACGCGTTTCTGGTGTGGCAGGCGTTATCATTGGGCAGAATGGGCCGGGGATTACGAATATGGTAACATCGGTCGCTGCAGCGAATCAGGCACATACGCCGATGGTTGTTATATCGCCATCAGCAGGGACTCCTACCATTGGATGGGATGGATTTCAGGAAGCGAACCAAGTATCTATTTTTGAAGATATTACAAAAGAAACGGTACGCGTAACACATAAAAGCCGAGTAGCAGACTGTTTACGAACCGCCTTCCGTATTGCATATGCTGAGCGTGGGCCTGTATTGTACGATATACCACGTGATCTATTTTATGGAGAGTTAGAGGACCAAATTCTAAAGCCAAATCAGTATCGTGTAGATGCAAGAGGAAGCGGTGATCCAGCATCGATTGAGAAAGCTGTAGAACTCCTAAAAGACGCAGAATACCCTGTTATCATCTCCGGTCGTGGAGCAGTCGATGCGGATGGCGTTAATACAGTTGGTAAAATAGCTGAGCATTTAACAGCACCTGTTGCCGTATCTTATATGCATAATGATGCTTTTCCTGCTGATCATCCGCTTGCAGTTGGCCCAATCGGGTACATGGGATCGAAAGCAGCGATGCACACATTGAAAAAGGCGGATGTTGTATTAGCGATTGGTACACGATTATCTGTTTTCGGAACGTTGCCATGCTATGACATCGATTATTTTCCAAAAAACGCTAAGATCATTCAAGTAGACATTAACCCGCGTCAAATTGGGAGAACACATCCGGTTGAAGTAGGATTGATTGGAGATGCAAAAGCAACGAGTGATGAAATATATAAGCAATTACAAGTGGCATTACCTTCCACGGAGCGAAAGTCAAATCGTCTGGAAGAATTGAGTAAAGTGAAAGAGGATTGGGAACAAGAATTGGTCGATTTAGCTATGGAAGATGGAAGTCCAATTAACCCACGTCGTGCATTACTAGAACTAACGAAAGCGTTACCAGAAAACACGATCATTTCATCCGATATTGGAAACGTTTCGTCAACTGCTAACGCATACTTGAAGTTCAATCAAACAAAACGTCATATTGCCGCTTTAACATTTGGTAATACTGGATTTGCTTATCCAGCAGCACTTGGTGCCCAGCTAGCAGAACCGAATTCACCGGTTGTAGCTATCGTCGGTGATGGTGCATGGGGCATGAGCTTGCATGAAGTAAGTACAGCAGTTGAGCAAAACATTCCTGTTATCGCTTGTGTATTTAATAATAAATCATGGGCAGCAGAAAAGAAAAATCAAGTAGATTATTATGACAACCGCTTTATTGGTTCCGATATCGAAGCTCCTGATTTCGCTGAAGTAGCTAAGTCGATGGGTGCACTTGGATATACAATTGATAAACCAGAAGACATTGCTCCTGTTATAAAAGAAGTTTTGGATAAGAGACAGCCAGCTGTTCTCAACATTTATGTAGATGGTACGCAACTTGCGCCACCATTCCGCAGAGACGCATTGCAAATGCCTACACGGTTCTTAGATAAATACAAACATTTAGATCATGGGGTTTGGGGCAAGTAA